A genomic stretch from bacterium includes:
- a CDS encoding cysteine desulfurase family protein: MRVYLDHAATTAVDGRVLAAMLPYFSERPGNASSLHGFGQEARAAVDIARTQVASLIGAQPAEIVFTSGATEADNLAVFGVALAPEGRNRHIVTSVIEHAAILESCRVLEGRGYAVTYVPVDTRGIVDPDAVGRALRPDTGLVTIMAANNEIGTVQPLTAIGRIVRERGIPFHTDATQMVGTLPLNVNEVGVDLLSISGHKRYGPKGIGALYIRRGTRCRRMQHGGEHERGRRGGTENVPGIVGLGAALQLAGELMEEERARVSALRDRLARGLMEIPGVRLNGDSQRRLPNNVNLSVEGTDGQSLVIGLDLQGVAASSGSACSAGSVEPSHVLLALGLAPDLAAGSVRLTLGRNTTEAEVDYAVAALRAVAAQLRKQAPSRV, from the coding sequence ATGCGCGTCTATCTGGATCACGCGGCGACCACGGCGGTGGACGGTAGGGTGCTCGCGGCGATGCTGCCGTACTTTTCTGAGCGACCTGGGAACGCGAGCAGTTTGCACGGGTTCGGCCAGGAGGCGCGCGCCGCCGTCGACATCGCCCGGACCCAGGTGGCCAGTCTGATCGGGGCGCAACCTGCGGAAATCGTGTTCACCAGCGGGGCGACCGAGGCGGACAATCTGGCCGTTTTCGGGGTCGCGTTGGCTCCTGAGGGCCGAAACCGGCACATCGTCACCTCCGTCATCGAGCACGCCGCGATCTTGGAGTCCTGTCGCGTCCTGGAAGGGCGAGGATACGCGGTCACGTACGTGCCGGTGGACACCCGGGGGATCGTCGATCCCGACGCAGTGGGGCGGGCGCTTCGGCCGGATACCGGCTTGGTGACGATCATGGCGGCGAACAACGAGATCGGCACGGTACAACCATTGACAGCGATCGGACGGATCGTACGGGAGCGGGGGATTCCGTTTCACACGGACGCGACGCAGATGGTCGGGACCCTCCCGCTCAACGTGAACGAAGTGGGCGTCGACCTTCTGTCGATCTCGGGACACAAGCGGTACGGGCCGAAGGGGATCGGGGCGCTGTATATCCGGCGCGGCACGCGCTGCCGACGGATGCAGCACGGCGGCGAGCACGAGCGCGGTCGGAGGGGAGGGACGGAAAACGTTCCGGGGATTGTCGGGCTCGGCGCGGCGTTGCAGCTCGCGGGCGAACTCATGGAAGAGGAGCGCGCCCGTGTGAGCGCACTCCGGGATCGTCTCGCCCGCGGGCTCATGGAGATACCCGGAGTGCGGCTCAACGGCGATTCCCAGCGCCGCCTCCCCAACAACGTCAACCTGTCCGTCGAGGGGACGGACGGACAGTCCCTTGTGATCGGGCTGGACCTGCAGGGCGTCGCGGCGAGCTCCGGCTCCGCGTGCAGCGCAGGGAGCGTGGAGCCGTCCCACGTGCTGCTCGCGTTGGGGCTAGCCCCCGACCTGGCCGCGGGGTCCGTCCGCCTGACGTTGGGGCGAAACACGACCGAGGCAGAAGTGGACTACGCGGTCGCGGCGCTCCGCGCGGTCGCGGCTCAGCTGCGTAAGCAAGCGCCCTCCCGGGTCTAA
- a CDS encoding glycosyltransferase has protein sequence MVLYSVIVPTRNRASNLRDALRQLTNQHAAPPHELIVVDNGSTDDTAAVTQSFPGVRYVYDPRGGCASAKNIGIEHATGDVLVFTDDDAAIPDTWLAAYAEAYTMYPDAWSVGGPVKLLPESIPAWYHGTDLPLKLLFGPQMEHEEYQTVTPLQPPHYLSGGNMSFSRTTLERVGRFREDLGYQPRHSSVYSEDWEFCRRVYSAGGTCYYCPKAFILHPVRADRRTLRGTRRALFLYGRAGALSASLAPCSPVVAAKDAIKSLIRYARGDFGGGLRHELFARRAAGYLYQQLLGPTRGQFRQ, from the coding sequence ATGGTCTTGTATTCAGTAATCGTGCCGACGCGCAACCGCGCATCAAACCTTCGTGACGCGCTGCGGCAACTGACGAATCAACACGCTGCTCCGCCCCACGAGCTCATTGTCGTCGACAACGGGTCGACGGACGACACCGCGGCGGTGACCCAATCGTTTCCCGGCGTGCGGTACGTGTACGACCCACGCGGCGGCTGTGCCAGCGCGAAGAATATCGGGATCGAACACGCGACGGGCGATGTGCTCGTCTTCACCGACGATGATGCGGCGATTCCGGACACGTGGCTCGCGGCGTATGCCGAAGCGTACACCATGTACCCGGACGCCTGGTCGGTTGGCGGACCCGTGAAGCTCTTGCCGGAAAGCATCCCGGCATGGTACCACGGCACCGACTTGCCCCTGAAGCTGCTGTTCGGCCCGCAGATGGAGCACGAGGAGTACCAGACCGTGACGCCCTTGCAGCCTCCCCACTATCTTTCCGGCGGAAACATGTCGTTCTCACGGACCACGCTCGAGCGGGTTGGCCGGTTCCGAGAAGATCTGGGGTATCAACCGCGGCACTCAAGCGTGTACAGCGAAGACTGGGAGTTCTGCCGTCGCGTGTACAGCGCCGGGGGCACGTGCTACTACTGCCCGAAGGCGTTCATTCTCCATCCCGTCCGTGCGGACCGCCGAACATTGCGCGGCACCCGGCGGGCGCTGTTCCTCTACGGGCGAGCCGGTGCGCTCAGCGCGAGCTTGGCTCCGTGTTCGCCCGTCGTCGCCGCCAAGGACGCGATCAAGAGTTTGATCCGCTATGCCCGCGGCGATTTCGGAGGCGGGCTCCGGCATGAGCTGTTCGCGCGTCGCGCGGCGGGATACCTGTATCAACAACTGCTGGGTCCGACGCGCGGGCAGTTCCGGCAATGA
- a CDS encoding GNAT family N-acetyltransferase — protein MATVEIVTDAQRWMAVQDQWNTAVESAGAGIFLAHQWLFPWWTHTRDTDEVQRHLRICLVWDQDRLLGIAPFFLERRFRWKFEVERCLRLLGNGGDSNRHDLVAIPGHEAEVGELVAEEVLRHRFADSVYLWDVPKDSPTVGHFLALMKGHNAAVLEDWSEQRFVTLVPPSFEEFLAGLYKQRRREFRRAAEECDRLGVTVEVASRPGQAFEAAMDALFDLHIRRWDAAGQRNNAFCEEGSRERTLALARSLHEHGQAHLVLLRQGVQAIAARLSFFDHRTQTAYGQLCAHDLTWNPFAPGTFLFMTVFRDVVDAGLNRYDHGWGEQEYKKRYKPIVAEPHWWLRVKPSARHVRPFATLLDGLRSTRRKLAPTSRSARAPVTVGADSADADA, from the coding sequence ATGGCAACCGTTGAGATCGTGACCGATGCGCAGCGATGGATGGCCGTCCAAGACCAGTGGAACACGGCGGTAGAATCGGCGGGGGCCGGTATCTTTCTCGCGCACCAGTGGCTGTTTCCCTGGTGGACGCACACCCGAGACACCGACGAAGTTCAGCGACACCTGCGCATCTGCCTCGTGTGGGACCAGGACAGGTTACTGGGGATCGCCCCGTTCTTCCTGGAACGGCGGTTCCGGTGGAAATTCGAGGTCGAGCGGTGCCTCCGGCTCCTGGGGAATGGAGGCGACTCCAATCGGCATGACCTTGTCGCTATTCCGGGACACGAAGCTGAGGTCGGCGAACTCGTGGCGGAGGAGGTGCTGCGTCACCGCTTCGCGGACAGCGTCTACCTTTGGGACGTTCCGAAGGACTCGCCAACCGTCGGGCACTTCCTCGCCCTGATGAAAGGCCATAACGCCGCCGTGCTGGAGGATTGGAGCGAACAGCGTTTCGTGACCCTCGTGCCGCCCAGCTTCGAGGAGTTCCTCGCCGGGCTGTACAAGCAGAGACGGCGCGAGTTCCGACGAGCGGCGGAGGAATGCGACCGGCTGGGGGTGACGGTGGAGGTCGCCTCACGTCCCGGACAGGCGTTCGAGGCGGCGATGGACGCGCTGTTCGATCTGCACATCAGGCGCTGGGACGCCGCCGGCCAGCGGAACAACGCCTTCTGCGAGGAAGGAAGCCGGGAGCGCACGCTCGCGCTTGCGCGGTCGCTGCATGAGCACGGGCAGGCCCATCTCGTGCTCCTTCGGCAGGGGGTGCAGGCCATCGCCGCCAGGCTGTCCTTCTTCGATCATCGGACCCAGACCGCGTATGGCCAGCTGTGTGCCCACGACCTGACGTGGAACCCGTTCGCGCCCGGCACGTTCCTGTTCATGACGGTCTTCCGCGACGTCGTCGATGCCGGCCTGAACCGATACGACCATGGCTGGGGGGAGCAAGAGTACAAGAAACGATACAAGCCCATCGTTGCGGAGCCCCACTGGTGGCTCCGCGTCAAGCCGTCGGCCCGCCACGTACGTCCGTTCGCGACGCTGCTGGACGGATTGCGGTCCACTCGACGGAAGCTTGCGCCAACGAGTCGCTCGGCTCGCGCCCCGGTGACGGTCGGGGCCGACTCAGCCGACGCCGACGCATAA
- a CDS encoding glycosyltransferase, producing MLSFSIVVATHNRADQIMATLNSLLRQNTRCDFEIIVVDNNSSDATSATVRGLDGVRYVFEGQLGSSFARNAGIERSSGEIVAFVDDDATVAPDWLEELQRVYERFPDAWCVGGKIVLDLPEKRPSWFDPSITRLTGYLSGLDLGEEIVRLRYPEELYAANFSLARTAIARVGAFLPRLGRRGSLLLSGEDTEMCWRIQRAGGGVFYNGRAVATHRVPPSRLERRFFRQRAYWQGRTVVLLGVRRRPAVISSALLVAKNEMRALLNRPVNEGQRFADEVALWYELGCLHQSLAADRGHPAA from the coding sequence ATGCTCTCCTTTTCCATCGTGGTTGCCACGCATAACCGGGCCGATCAAATCATGGCCACCTTGAACAGCCTGCTTCGCCAGAACACTCGGTGCGATTTTGAGATCATCGTTGTTGACAACAACTCGTCCGACGCTACCTCAGCCACGGTGCGTGGTCTTGACGGGGTGCGCTACGTCTTCGAGGGGCAACTCGGTTCCAGCTTCGCGAGAAACGCTGGCATCGAGCGGTCCAGCGGCGAGATTGTTGCCTTTGTGGACGATGATGCGACCGTTGCCCCGGATTGGCTTGAGGAGTTACAGCGAGTGTATGAACGGTTCCCTGACGCTTGGTGCGTAGGCGGGAAGATCGTACTGGATCTTCCGGAAAAGCGTCCCAGTTGGTTTGATCCATCCATAACGCGCCTGACTGGTTACCTGAGCGGACTGGATCTGGGCGAAGAGATCGTGAGACTCCGCTACCCGGAAGAGCTCTATGCTGCCAATTTCTCGCTCGCCAGAACTGCGATCGCGCGCGTCGGAGCGTTCCTCCCCCGCCTCGGCCGTCGGGGTTCCTTACTCTTATCAGGAGAAGACACGGAGATGTGCTGGCGGATTCAGCGCGCGGGCGGAGGCGTCTTCTATAATGGACGGGCCGTAGCGACGCATCGTGTACCGCCATCACGCCTGGAACGCCGATTCTTCCGCCAGCGCGCCTATTGGCAAGGACGAACAGTGGTTCTCCTTGGCGTACGCAGGCGGCCGGCAGTGATCTCTTCCGCGCTGTTGGTGGCAAAAAACGAAATGCGGGCACTGCTGAATAGACCAGTCAATGAGGGGCAACGCTTTGCAGACGAGGTAGCTCTTTGGTACGAGTTGGGCTGTTTGCATCAGTCCCTCGCCGCTGATCGCGGACACCCCGCCGCGTAG
- a CDS encoding ATP-binding protein gives MVRERVLVSWSGGKDSCLALDTLLADGTRDVVALLTTITEGFDRVSMHGVRLDVVRRQADALRFPLEVAIIPQQATNAAYEACMEPALARHRGLGVRTIAFGDLFLDEVRGYRERWLAGTGMTPVFPIWHRDTRALARRFIDDGFEAILTCVDTRVLAPSFAGRAFDHALLADLPAAVDPCGENGEFHTFVWNGPRFHRPVPVVRGEVVRRDAWCFCDLVPA, from the coding sequence ATGGTGCGCGAGCGTGTGCTGGTTTCCTGGAGTGGCGGCAAGGACAGCTGCCTGGCGCTCGATACGCTGCTGGCGGACGGGACGCGGGACGTGGTTGCGCTCTTGACGACGATCACCGAGGGGTTCGACCGAGTGAGTATGCACGGCGTGCGCCTGGACGTGGTCCGCCGGCAGGCCGACGCGCTCCGGTTCCCCCTGGAGGTCGCAATCATCCCGCAGCAGGCGACGAACGCGGCGTACGAGGCCTGCATGGAACCAGCGCTGGCGCGGCATCGGGGGCTGGGCGTTCGGACGATCGCCTTCGGCGACTTGTTCCTGGACGAGGTGCGCGGATACCGCGAGCGCTGGTTGGCCGGGACGGGGATGACGCCGGTCTTCCCCATCTGGCACCGCGACACGCGCGCGCTGGCCCGCCGGTTCATCGACGACGGGTTTGAGGCCATCCTCACGTGCGTCGACACGCGGGTGCTCGCGCCGTCGTTCGCCGGCCGGGCCTTCGATCACGCGCTACTCGCGGACCTGCCTGCGGCGGTCGATCCGTGCGGTGAGAACGGGGAGTTCCACACCTTCGTCTGGAACGGGCCGCGCTTTCATCGGCCGGTGCCCGTCGTCCGCGGCGAAGTCGTTCGGCGAGACGCGTGGTGTTTCTGCGATCTTGTCCCTGCGTGA